The Macaca fascicularis isolate 582-1 chromosome 14, T2T-MFA8v1.1 genome contains the following window.
aacacccacaggtgtggaggggcaggccaccccttcaagtTTTGACAGAAACAGCCACATCATGCTCCTTAGGGTGGTgccaatttacacttccaccagcaatgtgtggAGTGATCATTTGGGACAGGTGAGGATGGATGGGGCAGGAGACCTGTGAGATTAAAATAACACTCCTGGACGAGtgtgaatgaaaagaacagaagGAGCTGTGCTTAGACCCCCAAGGCCTTAGAGGAAGATGCATGAAGCAGAGACCTGAGACTGCAGTAAAGGCTTGTGAATTCACCGTCTCTCGTGCAGCAACATAGGGAGGATCCCTTCGGATATGTTGGCACAGGGCTTTCCGGTCAAATGATCTGTCTAACGAGGAAGCTCTTTAGATGCTGGCTGGGTTCGGGAATCCCAGGGTGGGAATGAAAGAGGTGCTGGGAGAGAGAGGCTGAGCTGCAGCTGTTGGGGTTGAGatgggggaggaagaaaggatggGGCCAGGCGCAGGAGAACAGATAGCATCCAGGAAGGCCTACCCGTATCCCTGGAGCCTAGCACACTGCCTAGCTTCAAAGTAGCTACGTGGGAAAtgtcagaaaaagaaatccagcAAAGGAGCCAGGACAGGGTGAAATTCCTTCCCAGAAACTTGAGATATCCACCTGCTTATCCCATGACAAAATGTGAGGAGGATGGAAtgttggtgggggtgggagctgACCCCCCTGTTGTCATTCACGTGGCCTTCCTCAAACCCTCTCCACATCTCATACTCTCATCCGATCTgagttgtttccttttaaaacatcGTCGCTACTCACTCATTCAGCAACAATTTAGGgaccacctactatgtgccaagccctgttcTTTCTGCTCAGGCTTCAACCCTAAATACGATAACCATCCCTGCCCTTGTGAATCTGAAACACTTAAATGTGTCGTTACAAGTCGTGCCAAGTACCATGAGGGATAAGGTGGGCCCAGGCTCTATGGGAGAGTGGTCAGGGAGGGCTGATCACTTTTACAgggaagtgactttttttttttgaggtgggtttcactctttttgcccaggctggaatacaatggcgtgatctcagctcactgcaacgtctgcctcctgggttcaagcgattctcctgcctcagcctcccgagtagctgggattacaggtgcccgccaccacgccaagctaattttttgtatttttagtagagatgggatttcaccatgttggccaggctggtctccaattcctgacctcagttcatctgcccacctcggcctcccagagtgctgggattatatgtgtgagccaccgcacctggttgggaagtgacatttaagccaCGTCTGCAGATGCTAGGTGTTAGCAAggcaagaaagagggaaaggcaaCCCAGGCAAAGGAAACAACATGTGCAAAGTCTCAGGTGGGAAAGCACTTGCGTTATCGTGGCCGTGGGAGCCAGGGTGGAGGGAGCTCAGGGCAGTGGGATTAGAGTGAGGAAGGGAAGGTTTTAAGGGAAAGGAGCACACAGGACCTGGAACTATGCCAAAGATTTGCTGTTTTGTTCCAAAGGCAATGGCAAGAAGGCATTAAGAGTTTTAAGCAAGGAAGGGATGAGACGAAATGTATGTTTCATAAAGTTGACTCAGCTATGGAAAGTGGGCTTGGGAGGGTGAGAGTGACCCCGGGGAGACTGGGCGTTGGAGATCATCCCTGGCCCTCCTACAGCCCAGCTCCAGCCTCTGGCCCTGCCTTCAGCAGACAGCCTGGGTTGGCTGTTACCAGAAGCAGGAGCTATGGAAATTTTCCCAGTGTGCATGCTGAGAGGCCCAGGGCTGTAATAGACTTCCTAGCAAGAGAGAGTCTGAGATCAAGCTGAGCTGAGTTAAAATGAAACAGATCACTTTGCAGCAGGACTTATCAGAGCCTTTGATTGGGAACTGTAGCTGGTGAGCCCTGGGGAAGGGCCTGGAACGTAGTGTGTTCTGTACTTATTTTGAAACTATGTTTTCCATTGTACGTTTTGCTACCAAGCtcagtctgagaaactgctccattTCCTCTTTACCTTTCTAGGGCATATATGCTACTGAGCGTGCTTAATTCTCTGTCTCACAGCCTCTGCTCAGGGAAGTGGAACACCATTCTGTTTGTTACAGACGGGGAAACAGATGTGTTCAGGGTCTTGTGCCTGGGACCCTGCGGGAGATTGACAGTGAGTCTTGGTCACCAGCGAATCACAGGGGCGTCCTGGAAGATTGTGGGGTGTCAGCTTCTTCCACTTCTCCTGTCCATGTCTTGTAGACAACACTGCCCTATCCTGTCTACTTAGGGACATCGCCATTAGTGTCCACCTCTCCTGTCTCTCCtgattgctttcttttcctcatgatctttgtctccttttttttgagctgcagtctcactctgttgcccaggctagagtgcaatggtgcgatctcagctcactgcaacctccaccttcccggttcaagcgattctcctgcctcagcctcccgagtagctgggattccaggcacgcaccaccacgcccagctaatttttgcattttgagtagagacgggatttcaccatgttggccaggctggtctcaaacttgtgacctgtctgtctcagcctcccaaagtgctgggattacaggtgtgagccactgctcccagccttgtCATGATCTCTTATTGGTTTTGGGAGAAGTAAGAAGTTGACTCCCTCAACTAAGAGCTTCagtgctattttttctttttttttctctctttctttcttttttttttttttttgagacagagtctctctgtgttgcccaggctggagtacaatggcacaatctcagctgtcACTGTCCCTTCTATGAGAAGACGATGAGCCCAGCATTTTTGGCCCCCAGGTCTTTTTATGATGCTTCCAGCACAGCCCCCTGCAGGCCTCTGTCTTCCTGGCTCTACCATGAAGTGTCCGCTGCTGGTGTCACTCTGTTGGGTGCCATCCAAGTGGATGTGGTCATTTTGGTCCCTGCCCTGGCGTTCTAACCCCAGTGATGTGAAGGAAAAAGACCAGCAAAGAGAAGCAGCTCCACAAAACCTGTTTCAGCAGGTTATGTTCTTATTCTACATTATTGGTAAGACAGGGAACAGGACCAAGACCTCCACACTCCCCTGGGAAGGACAGTCAGGAGAATTAGATACATCTAAAGTGGGCAGAGGACGGAGGTCAGATCTTCCTGGGAGGTGGCTGGAAAGACCTGGGCTTAAGCCACGGGAGCCAGGCCGACCTGGTTGTTTGCCCTGTCGAAGACAGTGAAGTACTGGCGGATGAAGACATCACCCAGGATCCAAAGCTCTCCAGATTCGGTGGGGACGTCCATGCCCTGGAAGCCGCTGGTGCAGCTGCCCTGGCTCtggagaaaaggagaataaaagtgGAGTTGAGACGCCGATTCAGCAGTGACAGGCACTGGGTGATAAACATCCAGGGCGCCCTGGTCCAGCTGCAAGGCACGTGCAAGGAGGAGCTTCCTGGCTCAGTGTCCAGGGACTCGGCTGTTCTTGGCCTGGAGTCGGCCTGTAGAAGCTGTCCACAGCACAATTGGTTTCTACGCATTACTGGACGTTATCTGGTGTTTCTGGCAGGCACAGGAACCCTGACATCAGCATCAGAGCTAAGGCCTTGGGGAGAATTCAGCTGGTAGGAAGGAGTGTGAAAACTCAGCCCACACAGCCTTTTCTCATGATTATTCTGATCCCGACCAGGGGCAAACCGGAGAAGCTGTTAGCCTCTTGCCTCACTAAGTCACTGGGCTGTGACCTTGTCTGCAcgtcacctggggagctttgaaCTCCCGCAGCTCCATCCCATTGCTCAGGCCTTGCCCTCTCCTAATGTAATCAGAATCACTGGGGGAGCCCAGGCATCAGTGCTTCTTGTTGAGTAACATCAGTCCACTGGCAAAATCAGTTTCCCACCTGACGTTATAATAATAGAAGGGAGAGTTTTCCTGTGGCTCGTACAGCTAAAGATTTGCTACTTGGTAGAGATGGTAGGAGTGTCGGAAGCCCCAGCCTGTGGAAATGAGGATTTCCCTTTACCCAACCCTTGGTAGCTCAGTCTCACTTGGATGTGATCAGTCTCACTTGGTTAACCTAACCGCACTCTGAGGGTGGGGAAAGCTGCCATGTCTACATTttggaggagaaaactgaggctgagatgaGCTGTGGCTTGCTGAGAATCAATGGGCTGGTAATTCAGACCCAGGACTTGGACCCAGGGATCCAAATAGAATCCTCTTTTCCCTCCATTAACCTTTGCTTCACTTGTTCCCTTAGGGGGCTGTATCCGAGTTCTTATTCCTGCGTTTGTTTTCAATCTGTTCCTTCTCTCCGGAGCTGTCTGGGGCAGATGTtcgtctgcctctgcctctcggcTTCAGCTCGTGGAAGCGCACTTTCCCTCTGCAGAGGGGACTCTGTGGCCACATTCTGTGTGAGCCCCTCTAGTGGATGGTCCAGAGCCCCCTCACCTGCAGGATGTAGGCACTGGGTGGCAAAGGGTACTGGATTCCATTGATGGTGAAGACGATGTCGGGCAGGCTGCTGATGGCTGAGCAGCTGACCACCATCTGGAAAGAGTGAGGTGAGAAAAGTTACAAGGGTTTTGGTCCCGTGTGCCTGGCACACCCACTATTTGAGTGTAGAACAGAGCCGTCGGGGCTGGACTCACCTCGCCGTCTGAGTTCTCGCTGGCTCCGATGTCGCTCTGGATGTTGGCAATGGGGCTGGTTGGGCCGGTCAGCAGAGAGGTGCCGGTGTCAACAATGGCCTGGCAGCCCTCAGCGCAGGCGATGGCCTCTCCGTTCATGGTGATGCTGAGGGCAAGAAGCAAGTGAAGGTTCCTGAGCCCTCAGGGGTACATCTCTCCAAGGATGAACCAGGAGGTGACCCCAGACATTTCTTCCCCACCCATCCATTGGCCAGTGAGTGAAATTTCTGTTCCTCTCGTTTACACATTCATTCATCCTGCATTCatttatgcaacaaatattttGCAAGTGCCCACTCTCTGCCAGGCATGGGAAACGCAAAGCTAAACCAGACAGCCTCACagttccaggctgcagggagctccCGGCCTGGCTGGCAAGATAAGTTATGGTGGCAGAAGGGCAGGATGATAAGCCAGGCGTGCGGCAGGGAACAAAACAGCGTCCAGAGTGAGAGGCGGTGGAGGGAAGCAGCCAGGGGAGCAGACACCCAGGGATTCCAGGCAggtgaagagagaaggaggacaTCAACAGGGGACGGTATGCGGGGAGGGACAGAGACCagagggctggggcaggagtTGGAGGAACTGGTGAAATGCTAGCATGGCTGGGCAGACATGAGGTGATCAATGtgtcctggtttgcctgggatGGTCCCGGTTTTAGTACCGAAAGTCCTTGTCCTGGAGAATTGTTCACTCTTGAGAAATGACTTCACACAATTTCTTAGCCATTTTGCCCTACTTCTAGACTGAAAGTGACACATTTCTTCGAGTGGGAGGAGCATTGCTGGTTCCCAGGCCCGTTAAATTGAGATGTGTGGACAGGTGGTTGCCCAGCTTTCCCCAGGGATGCCGGTGGATTGTTCTGCCTCCGTGACTATTAGGACATTGGCTATCTGACCCTTGCAGAGTCTCGGCTTCCCAGACAGCTCTTCCCTCCTCCGCCCGGGACGTGTCTTTCTAGGGTTTCTCTGGCTGGGCCAACTTCCGCCTTCCCCCTGGAGTGTGTTCCCCTGTGTCAGCTCTCCCTGGGGGGATTCTGGAAAGCTGGTTAGCTATGAATCCATAAGGAAATGGGATGTGGGGCCCAGGCCTGGATGCTGCCTGTCTGTGGCAGTCCCACCTGTCCACGGAGATCTGCCAGTAACCCTCGACAGAAACAGGAACCCAGTTCAGACTTCCAGTGTAGTAAGAAGAGTCAATGCCACCAAATATCACCACGCTGCCACTCTGGTCATCGCTGTGGAAAGTGAGGGAAGAAGACATGAATTTCTCTGTTCGTTCATTTGTGTGAACATCTGCTGTTGGCTCCTCGGAGCTACCCTTGATTGGGCACTTGGCAGGCTGTCCTGGGGTGTGACAAATGTGGTTTCTTGTCCTCTTAGGCCAGGGCCCACGCAGTGGACACTGTCACTGTTATTTCCACTTCCCATGAGGACACTGAGCCTGAGGGAGGTGAGgtcacctgcccaaggtcacacagcgggGGAGTGGTGGAACTACGTTTGGAAGAACACGGGTCTTTTAGGTTGATGTGTGGTTTCCACTGTGGTACTCACTCTAGTTGCCATGGCGACCCCAGGGATGTGAATGGGTGACAGTGTCGGCTCTTAAGGACTTGATGGTGGAGATCTCTTGTTCTTAGCTGGGAGCAGTTTTGCCCCCAGGggaatgtctggagacattttggatTGATTGGGTGGGGGTAgtggatgctactggcatctaatgtTTAGAGGCTGGGGATGCTGCCAAATGTCCTACAATGCATGGGACAGTCCCTGGCAAGGACTTATGCTGGTCTGAAATGTTAATAATGCCCAGATTGAGAGACTCAGATCTAGCTGGGGAGATACAACGGCCCCACGTGAAATATTTAAGTGCTCATAAAGGCAGATTATGTTTCAGAGCCACCTTGAACATCAACTGGCCAAGAGGATCACATGACAAAGAGCCTTCCTGTTGTAAATTGCAGGAGTCCTTGTTATTtcaatattcattttctaaatctTTGCAGTTTCAGGGTAGATGCAGAACAAATGTAGATGGCAATAAGAAATCAGTCATCGGAGAACTGGCCATGTATAAAACATGACCCCCTCACTGAACCCACCCACCTTTGCTGTGAACGTCTCACAGTGTAATGCTATATAGCGAGGACCTAGATGTGTAGTTACGAACCGAGGAAACAAGTGAATGACGGCAAATCCTTTCAAAAGACGAGGACGTTCGTGAGTGTTAGAGGAACGTTGAGTGTCTTAAGAAAGTGGATGATGCCCTCAGATATTCTTGCGTAACACTCTACTCAGCCCAAATTGACATTTGatttattctttgttcatttgtttgtttgttcatgtatttctttgttcattcctagAATTAGCCCACGGTCACAAATGGAACCTAGGTTTTATTAAATCACAAAAGAAACTtgctttcatgatttaaaaatgtcatcATCCATGATATATCTTGatcaaatcttttcatttttgtgttatggaattttgttctgttttaagtgtattcagtttgtttatttatttatttattttctgagatggagtctcgctctgttgcccagactggaatgcagtggcacaatcttggctcactgcaacctccgcctcccaggctcaagcgattctccctgcctcagcctcccgagtagctgggtgtactggtgcctgccaccacgcctggctaatttttgtattttttagtagagacagggttttgccatgttgaccaggctggtcttgaactcctgacttcaggtgatcctcatgtctcagactcccaaagtgttgggattacaagcatgaaccaccgtgtctggccaagtGTATTCATTTCAGTGGCATCTTTGGGGGCCAAGGATGAGGGAACTGGCACTGAGGGGCAAATGGCTGAGGACATTTGAGTTGTGCACATCAAGGGGATAAAGATGCTGGTAAATGAGATGGAGTGCACATGGCCCGTCAGAGAGAGACTTGGCACTATCACTCTCCAAAGACACATTTCTCTAGCCTCAAAAATTGACTTTCCAAATCCCTTGCTTCCCAAGACCCTCTCCATCGCAGCCAGCCTTGAACAGCTGCTGCTGGGCCAGAACACTGTGACCTctggagggggaggtgggaggaggcccCTCTCCACCCAACTTACGCGCTCAGGTAGACAGAGAAGAGGTCCTGAGAAACCAGGCCCTGGTCCCAGATGTTGTCAAAGACGGGTGTGGCCCCGGAGGAGGAAATGCTGGGGTAGGCCAGCCCCAGGATGCCGTCGAAGGGAGCATAATACAGGAAGGAGCCGGGTTCGGTCTCGCTCAAGCCGAAGATCTGATTGGTGTCCGAGATGCCTCCAACCTGGGTGGGGGAACCGAGATGATGTTCACCATCAGGTCATGTCCACTGAGCTCTGGGTGCCAGCCTCAGGCCCACAGCTGCCCTGGTTCATCCCATGCAGGACTTGGCTTCTAGGGCATCAGCCcagaaggaggggagagggactgTCTCCTGGAATGCTCGTTCCTCTGCTGGAGGTAACCATGG
Protein-coding sequences here:
- the LOC135966998 gene encoding pepsin A, translating into MKWLLLLGLVALSECIIYKVPLVRKKSLRRNLSEHGLLKDFLKKHNRNPASKYFPQAEAPTLIDEQPLENYLDVEYFGTIGIGTPAQDFTVIFDTGSSNLWVPSVYCSSLACTNHNLFNPQDSSTYQSTSGTLSITYGTGSMTGILGYDTVQVGGISDTNQIFGLSETEPGSFLYYAPFDGILGLAYPSISSSGATPVFDNIWDQGLVSQDLFSVYLSADDQSGSVVIFGGIDSSYYTGSLNWVPVSVEGYWQISVDSITMNGEAIACAEGCQAIVDTGTSLLTGPTSPIANIQSDIGASENSDGEMVVSCSAISSLPDIVFTINGIQYPLPPSAYILQSQGSCTSGFQGMDVPTESGELWILGDVFIRQYFTVFDRANNQVGLAPVA